The Myxococcales bacterium nucleotide sequence AGTGACGGAGGCTAGCGCTGCATCGGATGGAGAAGCTTTGGCTGCCGTTGGCCGACGCGACGCGACGGACACGGGAAAACTGCTCGGGCAGTTGGTACGCGAAGTATTAGACAGCCAACGGCCGGAGCCTTTGCACCAACGACCGAGCACGCGGCCCAAAATTCCGCTGCACACGACACCCACAGAAAATAAAGCTGCGGACATCCCCAGAGCGGGGCTTTTTGAGCAAAGCGTGAGCAAGCAATTCGATCTCGAGCCCCCCGTCTCGAGATTTGAGAATGCGCCGGATGATATCGATATGTTCGAGTCAACCGCAATGTTGGACAAGGCGACGACGGAGGCACTTAGGTCGCGGACGCTGGGGGATGGCAACGACACACTTCGTGAGAATGAGCCGCCGCATGCTGCGAAGGCGCATCATGATCAGTTGGCGGCATGGCCCGACGCCCAAGCGATGGAGCGCAACTCGGTACCCTTCGTTGCGTCACGTCTCGCCGGTGGCCTTCCGCGCCCCGCTTCGCGTGTGCCACGGTCCGATGTGGCAGCGCCCCCCCGCCAACGGCGCGGCGCACGGCCTGCAGGCCATGGATTGGGCGTGTGGATCACGTTGTTTGTCTTGGTGGCGTTAGGGGTCGGGGGATATTTCGGCTGGATGCATTGGCAAAATCAGAACTACGAAAAGGCGGTGGCCATAGTAGGGCGCGCTCGGACGCTTGCATTGCGCGGTGATGCGCCTTCGCTTCGCAAAGCGGAGACGGAGCTTCGGCATGCCATGAAACTGTCTTCGGGTCAGCTCGCTCCGAGCGGCAATCTTCTGCTCTTCGTGCAAATGCAGCGGGCCCTGGAGGAAGGTTACTACGACATCAATGCGCTGCGCTTGACCGTGCGCACCTTGGGGCCAAAAGCGGCGACCGCTCCGTATCGGGATGCATCTCTCGCCGTCATCTATGCGCTCGCTCCTGATGGCGCGACAGCCCAGCGATACTTGAGCCGCGTGTTGGATTATACGGCGACGGACCCTGCGTTGGCGTATGTGGTCGGGAGGCTCAAGCAACGCGCGGGCGATCTTGAGACCGAGACGTTTTTGCGCCTCGCGGCGGGAGGCGCCGAGCGGTTCTCTGCCGCCGAATTGGCGTTCGTGCCGCTTTTTTTGGATCGGGGTGCCGTCGCCGTTGCCGAACAGATCCCGGCCCGAGTGCTCGCGTCCTATCCGGGGCACCTCAGGGCGTGGCTGTGGTCCCTGCTTGTGCGGGCGCGCGACGTAGAACCGCAAGAAGTGCTCGCCGCGATTGAGCGTGAGAGTGGTCGGCTTAGCGAGGCCGCTCCCACTGATCGCTTCTTGGCGGAGCTGATTCGCATTCGCATGCATGCGGTGGGCGACGATAGGAAAAGCGCGCTTCTGGCTATGGATAGGGCAGCCGCCATCAGACTAGACGATCCTATACTGATGGCGTTGCTTGCTACCTGGGAGCAGCGGCTTGGGACCCTGGACAAAGCCGAACACACCATTAACCAAGCGCTTAAGTTTTCTCCCGAAAATGCCAGTTTGAAACGTCGTCTCCTGGAGATTCGGGTCCAGCAAGGCAAGCCCCTTGATGAATTCGACGCGACCATGCCGGCGGGTTTTGATAGTGTGGAGAGCGCACGACTTCGCACGCATGCGGCGCTGCTGACGCGTACGCTGCGCGATCTGGAGCGTGTTGGCGTGGCGCTCGATGGGTTTGCTCCGGCGGATGTCGCCGAGGCCGCGGAGGTGCGCGCTTTGAAGGTGAGGGTCGAAGTGGCGTTAGGCCAGCCCCCCCAACCTCTGCTGCAACAGGCGCAAGGGCTGGTAGAGCAGTTTCCAAAAAGCCAAGAAGCTGCCACGAGCCTTCTTGAGGCCGCCTTGGCCGCGAACGATCCTCAGGCGGCAAATCGCGGCATCGGCATGCTGCAAAACTTGGCGCCTGACGACGCACTGACCCACTTTTTGCGGGCGCGCGTGCTGCTTGGAGCAGGGCAGTTCGAGGATGCCGAGCGCGCAGTGCGGAAATCACTCGAGCTCTTGCCGGGCTATGAACCTGCCCGGGTGCTTTTGGCTGAAATTCTCATCGACGGCGGAAGATTCGAGGAGGCGGACCGGTGGCTCAACGAAGGCGGCAAGGAGGACGTTTCTTCGGGAAGGTTAACCCTAGATGCGGCGCTCAATCGCGTCCGAGTGGCTCTCGGCCTTAAGCAGTTCGACCGCGCGCGACAGATTGTGGACTTGCTGACGCCGGAGCAACGCAGCGTGGAGCGTGTGCGCCTCGCATCCGCAAAGATCGCGTTGGCGGAGGGCAAAGTGCCGGAGGGTCTTGCGGAGATCACGCCATTGGCCGAGGCGCCTGAAGCGGGAGCGCCTCTGTTAGCGGTGTATGGCGATTTACTATTAGCATCCGGATGGATGGGGCGTGCAGCCGCTGCCTATCGA carries:
- a CDS encoding tetratricopeptide repeat protein, whose amino-acid sequence is MQDEEHRPLATPLRALDARLLRFRAKRGDNPVALAEELIAVGRYGDASDVLDMALTDARGEDVSLALMLGRTWLMAGEFEKAQALLVQTARAQPNNKEVFRWLGSLLLKRGDPDRAIRVLDRAVLLDPRDAEIHSLHARAKRLLSVAQSVVPMAEPSVVEQLDEASIRPLDGVSTVAKAYPLRPPPPPPLAKAPTPLMKASPSGTLPLSAALAPPVVDEDDANFDPDEETLFYGSQTGPKPEVPSREWEEEPVTGVFDDVAPQAPRRAIGTGTIRGMPNVSESGRPIAVTEASAASDGEALAAVGRRDATDTGKLLGQLVREVLDSQRPEPLHQRPSTRPKIPLHTTPTENKAADIPRAGLFEQSVSKQFDLEPPVSRFENAPDDIDMFESTAMLDKATTEALRSRTLGDGNDTLRENEPPHAAKAHHDQLAAWPDAQAMERNSVPFVASRLAGGLPRPASRVPRSDVAAPPRQRRGARPAGHGLGVWITLFVLVALGVGGYFGWMHWQNQNYEKAVAIVGRARTLALRGDAPSLRKAETELRHAMKLSSGQLAPSGNLLLFVQMQRALEEGYYDINALRLTVRTLGPKAATAPYRDASLAVIYALAPDGATAQRYLSRVLDYTATDPALAYVVGRLKQRAGDLETETFLRLAAGGAERFSAAELAFVPLFLDRGAVAVAEQIPARVLASYPGHLRAWLWSLLVRARDVEPQEVLAAIERESGRLSEAAPTDRFLAELIRIRMHAVGDDRKSALLAMDRAAAIRLDDPILMALLATWEQRLGTLDKAEHTINQALKFSPENASLKRRLLEIRVQQGKPLDEFDATMPAGFDSVESARLRTHAALLTRTLRDLERVGVALDGFAPADVAEAAEVRALKVRVEVALGQPPQPLLQQAQGLVEQFPKSQEAATSLLEAALAANDPQAANRGIGMLQNLAPDDALTHFLRARVLLGAGQFEDAERAVRKSLELLPGYEPARVLLAEILIDGGRFEEADRWLNEGGKEDVSSGRLTLDAALNRVRVALGLKQFDRARQIVDLLTPEQRSVERVRLASAKIALAEGKVPEGLAEITPLAEAPEAGAPLLAVYGDLLLASGWMGRAAAAYRRALEKRANLPEALLGQAEVELRATRSTSALAMLARAETALAGQMRPEAMRARLWMLKGRAYLLQGPAKLSDATSLLRRATQSQAAPAESFFWFGEALSSQSSAQAADAYKRYLELDPSGSYVERAKQAIGALAL